The proteins below are encoded in one region of Populus alba chromosome 2, ASM523922v2, whole genome shotgun sequence:
- the LOC118052805 gene encoding phenylcoumaran benzylic ether reductase Betv6: MADKSKILIIGGTGYIGKFIVEASAKAGHPTFALVRESTVSDPVKRELVEKFKNLGVTLIHGDIDGHDNLVKAIKQVDVVISAIGSMQIADQTKIIAAIKEAGNVKRFFPSEFGMDVDHVNAVEPAKTAFAMKAQIRRAIEAAGIPYTYVPSNFFAAYYLPTMAQFGLTAPPRDKITIFGDGNAKVVFNKEDDIGTYTIKAVDDARTLKKTVLIKPPKNTYSFNELTALWEKKIGKTLEKTFVPEEKLLKDIQGSPIPINIVLSINHSALVNGDMTNFEIDPSWGLEASELYPDVKYTTVEEYLDQFV, translated from the exons ATGGCTGATAAAAGCAAGATCTTGATCATTGGAGGTACTGGTTACATAGGAAAATTCATCGTGGAGGCAAGCGCCAAGGCCGGTCACCCCACTTTCGCCTTGGTTAGAGAGAGTACAGTCTCTGATCCTGTCAAACGAGAACTTGTCGAGAAATTCAAGAACTTAGGCGTCACTTTGATCCAT GGAGATATCGACGGCCATGACAATTTGGTGAAGGCAATCAAGCAGGTGGATGTGGTGATATCAGCGATTGGGAGCATGCAAATAGCAGATCAAACCAAGATTATTGCCGCCATTAAAGAAGCTGGCAATGTCAAG AGATTCTTCCCTTCTGAATTTGGAATGGATGTGGATCATGTCAATGCTGTCGAGCCTGCAAAAACTGCATTTGCAATGAAGGCTCAGATTCGACGTGCCATCGAGGCTGCAGGGATTCCCTACACTTATGTGCCTTCCAACTTCTTTGCTGCATATTATCTCCCCACAATGGCACAGTTTGGACTTACTGCTCCTCCGAGAGACAAGATCACCATCTTCGGAGATGGCAATGCCAAGg TGGTTTTCAATAAGGAAGATGACATTGGAACCTACACCATCAAAGCTGTGGACGATGCAAGAACCTTGAAAAAGACTGTCCTAATCAAGCCTCCTAAAAACACCTACTCATTCAATGAGCTGACTGCTCTATGGGAGAAAAAGATTGGCAAAACCCTCGAAAAAACCTTTGTTCCTGAAGAGAAACTTCTGAAGGACATCCAAG GGTCTCCGATTCCGATTAATATTGTTCTGTCAATCAACCACTCAGCCCTCGTTAATGGTGACATGACCAACTTTGAGATTGACCCATCATGGGGGCTTGAGGCCTCTGAGCTATATCCAGATGTCAAATATACCACTGTGGAAGAGTACCTTGATCAGTTTGTCTGA
- the LOC118052808 gene encoding uncharacterized protein, with translation MGSLMSGWDSPVPDRESVKYRRNRSQTRGDIDAYWKSKKKTEEDHLKVFSTPSNTNQDGMHEDGVKFQRPSSPADTEEFMDSEIEPSLAQLIKKNGWWASSIWAFLNETPELERSSNSYSPQFHIASLATSKSNSGASAV, from the exons aTGGGATCTTTAATGTCTGGTTGGGACTCACCTGTCCCTGATCGTGAATCAG TGAAATACCGAAGGAATAGGTCACAAACCAGAGGAGACATTGATGCTTACTGGAAAtcgaagaagaaaacagaggaggaTCATCTCAAAGTTTTCTCTACTCCATCAAACACCAACCAG GATGGCATGCACGAAGATGGAGTAAAGTTTCAGAGACCAAGCTCTCCAGCCGATACGGAGGAGTTCATGGACTCGGAAATCGAACCAAGTCTGGCGCAACTCATCAAGAAAAATGGCTG GTGGGCAAGTAGCATCTGGGCATTTCTAAATGAAACACCAGAACTGGAACGTTCCTCCAACAGTTACTCACCGCAGTTTCACATCGCCAGTCTTGCCACCTCAAAATCCAACAGTGGAGCCAGTGCTGTGTGA
- the LOC118052811 gene encoding tubby-like F-box protein 5 gives MSFKGKLKEIRDDISTTFSMGKLQRNRTNRRGRAYIAPELGGGSELFSELIEEQSPWANLPPELLHDVIQRVEGSETSWPGRRDVVACASVCKSWREITKAVVKTPEQCGCITFPISLKQPGPRDAPIQCFIKRERATSTYLLYLGLSPALSGDMNKVLLAAKKIRKATSTDFRISFAGSNFCQTSNTYVGKLRSNFLGTKFTIYDSQTPCPAMKSNCKPQRKVRSIQVSPGVAARNYNVATVSYELNVLRTRGPRRMHCTIHSIPISAIQEGGIAPTPSEFNNPSNEQSSPLSASKPKQPPIDFSSNSLAESSESLCSKNDPLILKNKAPRWHEQLQCWCLNFKGRVTVASVKNFQLVAAVEPCQNVPVEEQEKVILQFGKIGKDIFTMDYRYPLSAFQAFAICLSSFDTKPACE, from the exons ATGTCATTTAAGGGAAAGTTAAAGGAGATTAGAGATGACATTTCGACCACATTTTCGATGGGAAAGTTACAGAGGAACAGAACAAATCGAAGAGGGAGAGCTTATATTGCGCCTGAATTAGGAGGAGGGTCTGAGTTGTTTAGCGAGTTGATTGAAGAACAGAGTCCGTGGGCTAATTTGCCGCCTGAATTGCTACATGATGTGATTCAGAGAGTTGAAGGCAGTGAAACTTCATGGCCTGGAAGAAGAGATGTTGTTGCTTGTGCTTCTGTTTGTAAGTCTTGGAGAGAAATCACTAAAGCTGTTGTTAAGACCCCAGAACAGTGTGGTTGCATTACTTTTCCTATCTCACTAAAGCAG CCGGGGCCGAGAGATGCTCCAATTCAATGCTTTATTAAGAGGGAAAGGGCCACTTCTACTTATCTTTTGTATCTGGGTCTCAGTCCTG CTTTGTCTGGTGATATGAATAAAGTGTTATTAGCAGCAAAGAAGATTAGGAAGGCTACAAGCACAGATTTTCGGATATCATTTGCTGGAAGCAATTTCTGTCAAACCAGCAATACCTATGTCGGAAAACTGAG GTCTAATTTCCTGGGAACCAAATTCACCATTTACGACAGTCAGACTCCATGTCCTGCAATGAAATCCAATTGTAAGCCGCAGCGTAAAGTTCGTTCCATCCAAGTGTCTCCAGGGGTTGCTGCTAGAAATTATAATGTGGCCACCGTTTCTTATGAGCTTAATGTCCTTCGTACCAGAGGCCCAAGGAGAATGCATTGCACCATTCACTCGATCCCTATTTCTGCTATTCAAGAAGGGGGAATAGCTCCTACTCCATCGGAATTCAATAATCCTAGCAATGAGCAATCTTCTCCATTGTCTGCTTCAAAACCAAAGCAACCACCTATTGATTTCAGCTCGAATAGCCTTGCTGAGTCATCTGAATCACTTTGCAGCAAAAATGATCCcctgattttgaaaaataaagctCCTAGATGGCATGAGCAGTTGCAGTGTTGGTGTCTAAATTTCAAAGGGCGTGTTACAGTGGCCTCTGTGAAGAATTTCCAGCTGGTGGCAGCTGTGGAGCCTTGCCAAAATGTTCCAGTAGAAGAGCAAGAAAAAGTCATTCTGCAGTTTGGAAAGATTGGGAAAGATATCTTCACCATGGACTATCGATACCCCCTCTCTGCCTTCCAAGCTTTTGCAATCTGCTTGAGTAGCTTTGACACTAAACCAGCTTGTGAATGA
- the LOC118052810 gene encoding uncharacterized protein produces MADQRPFRFRLPWLSAPVAPALRPTAEPQPPRPRVEIQAPARPITTIPIQRPPFRPAGITPATTPTTQTTAQEQTEPQPMPPRRAAIESQVNSRPVSQSRETRAASVPPSPSRETPQSRAASVSPSQPSPSRAKTQSQAASQTQLPSRATPQSRAASVAPSPSRTTSQPQSAAAVTVPQTQSPSRLATQVPGRKSPQLSSPSKTATQVQPTVSQSPSKKLQLATQEISQPPPNSTQSETQQEETKPTPAAEPVQASDAVTAPTPTPTPEPALETPASLQKSNSRTIGADHPMPLSQPVKRVKEDIFERKKTTTISPNGETIKTARTRYAFGESHQKTSMSNGEKVPLQKEIREDISKFVHKLGMEHMKHPIGEKPVSVVTLAGENRGATMYVGSESSRKDGSVHIHRGYKTNPDESNEATTDGEGSSRGRSSKDLLTKEDPARKAYINSNTQSVNNSILFETSVSERSPGVHLSLSYNDEQPSMNSSKPVRLETRKAEFQVTPAEKLSYEPRVRRRCLRGLFLESSDSDPDNPEKPRRHGCRYSCGQERKDKDIGVL; encoded by the coding sequence ATGGCAGACCAGAGGCCATTCCGCTTTCGGCTCCCTTGGTTATCAGCACCTGTTGCTCCTGCTCTACGTCCTACAGCTGAACCCCAACCTCCTCGTCCTAGAGTTGAAATTCAAGCACCAGCACGGCCAATCACCACCATCCCCATTCAACGGCCACCTTTCCGACCTGCTGGGATAACCCCAGCAACGACTCCTACTACTCAGACTACAGCACAGGAACAAACTGAACCTCAGCCAATGCCACCACGTCGTGCAGCCATTGAGTCCCAAGTCAATTCCCGACCAGTATCACAATCTCGAGAAACACGGGCTGCCTCTGTGCCACCATCACCATCTCGTGAAACTCCACAATCAAGAGCTGCATCTGTGTCCCCATCACAGCCATCACCCTCTCGTGCAAAAACTCAATCCCAAGCCGCCTCTCAAACACAGTTACCATCTCGAGCAACTCCACAATCAAGAGCTGCATCTGTGGCTCCTTCTCCTTCTCGCACCACTTCCCAGCCCCAATCAGCAGCAGCAGTGACGGTCCCCCAAACTCAATCCCCGTCTCGTTTGGCCACTCAAGTTCCAGGTAGAAAATCTCCACAGCTCTCTTCTCCATCTAAGACAGCTACCCAAGTGCAGCCAACAGTTTCTCAGTCCCCATCAAAGAAATTACAACTAGCAACACAAGAGATCTCTCAGCCTCCTCCCAATTCTACTCAATCAGAAACTCAACAGGAAGAAACAAAACCAACACCTGCAGCAGAGCCTGTACAAGCATCAGATGCTGTGACAGcaccaacaccaacaccaacTCCTGAGCCAGCACTTGAGACGCCTGCATCATTGCAAAAATCAAATTCCAGGACCATAGGTGCTGATCACCCTATGCCTCTTTCACAACCAGTGAAAAGAGTAAAGGAAgatatttttgaaagaaagaagaCAACGACCATTAGCCCTAATGGGGAAACTATCAAAACAGCAAGAACCCGGTATGCCTTTGGCGAATCTCATCAAAAAACATCCATGTCCAACGGAGAAAAAGTTCCTCTGCAAAAAGAAATCAGGGAAGATATTTCCAAGTTTGTTCATAAGCTGGGAATGGAGCACATGAAGCATCCCATAGGAGAAAAGCCTGTCAGCGTTGTTACTCTAGCAGGTGAAAACAGAGGAGCTACCATGTATGTGGGCTCTGAATCATCAAGAAAGGATGGGTCTGTCCACATTCATCGTGGTTATAAGACCAATCCAGATGAGAGCAACGAAGCTACTACTGATGGAGAAGGAAGCTCGAGGGGTAGAAGCTCCAAAGATCTGCTGACAAAAGAAGATCCGGCAAGGAAGGCATATATTAACAGTAACACACAAAGTGTCAACAACTCGATATTGTTTGAAACTTCAGTAAGCGAAAGAAGCCCTGGTGTCCACCTGAGTCTCTCTTATAACGATGAACAACCCAGCATGAACAGCAGTAAACCAGTGCGTCTGGAGACTCGCAAGGCTGAATTCCAAGTCACCCCTGCTGAGAAGCTTAGTTATGAGCCGAGGGTAAGAAGACGATGCCTAAGAGGTCTTTTCTTGGAATCAAGCGACTCCGACCCTGATAATCCAGAAAAGCCTCGAAGACATGGCTGTCGCTATAGTTGTGGGCAGGAGAGAAAAGATAAGGACATAGGGGTTCTCTGA
- the LOC118052812 gene encoding CBS domain-containing protein CBSX3, mitochondrial codes for MGCIHLITSQLQDRLIVSSSLIFLIANSVEMQGLVQGVRSCQETLRVAILRHPHLRDIIERRKIVSRSGCVTSSPPVGEKGLENLTVADVLVTKGEEKVGSWLWGRTTDTVYDAVKNMAQNNIGSLVVLGERELIAGIITERDYLRKIIAQGRSSKYTRVEEIMTDENKLITVASDTNILQAMKLMTDNHIRHVPVIDGKIAGMVSMVDVVRAVVEQQGRELKRLNEFIKG; via the exons ATGGGTTGCATCCATCTCATAACTTCACAGTTACAAGATCGCCTAATCGTTTCAAGCTCTCTAATCTTCCTCATAG CAAACAGTGTTGAAATGCAAGGACTTGTCCAGGGAGTAAGATCTTGCCAGGAAACCCTCAGAGTGGCAATTCTAAGGCATCCTCATCTAAGAGACATAATTGAGAGGAGAAAGATAGTATCACGTTCTGGATGTGTGACCTCCTCTCCTCCAGTGGGAGAGAAAGGACTAGAGAATTTAACAGTGGCAGATGTACTGGTGACgaagggagaagaaaaggttGGCTCTTGGCTCTGGGGCCGCACCACTGACACCGTTTATGATGCTGTGAAGAAT ATGGCGCAGAATAATATTGGGTCACTGGTAGTCTTAGGAGAACGAGAGCTTATCGCAGGAATTATCACAGAGAGAG ACTATCTGAGGAAGATAATAGCACAAGGGAGATCATCTAAATACACAAGAGTTGAGGAAATTATGACAGATGAG AACAAGTTAATAACTGTGGCATCCGACACAAACATTCTACAAGCAATGAAGCTGATGACAG ACAATCACATTCGGCATGTTCCTGTCATAGATGGAAAGATAGCTGGGATGGTTTCCATGGTAGATGTGGTTCGAGCTGTGGTAGAGCAGCAGGGTAGAGAATTGAAGCGGCTGAACGAGTTCATTAAAGGATAA